A region of the Roseobacter denitrificans OCh 114 genome:
GGTCGCGATGACAGCATTCGCGATATAGACGTTGGATTCCGCCAGGGTCCGCGCCAGATCGTGCAGCAGGCCGGGCCTGTCACGCGTATCGACTTCGATGATGGTATAGATTTCCGAGCCTTCGTTATCAAAGGTGATATGGGTTGGCACCTTGAACGCACGTTCGCGTTTCTTGACCTTGTCGCGGGATTTTATCGCTTCGGTCGTGACGACTTCGCCCATAAGCGTGCGTTCGATCATCTTGCGCAGACGGGGCAGGCGGGTGGCATCATAGGGATTGCCATCGGCGTCCTGTATCCAAAATGCATCCGTCACAAGACCATCTTTGGTGGTGTAGCTGCGCGCATCCACGACATTGGCCCCCACCAGCGCCAACGCCCCGGCCAGACGGGCGAAAATACCGGGGTGATCGGACATGACAAAGCAGGCGCGGGTGGCATCCCGGTCCTCGTCCGGGTGCAGGTCAATTCTGATCTCGTCATCGCCGATGTCGCGCAGCATTTGTGCAAAGACCTTATGCGCGGTCACATGCAGACCCTGCCAATAGGGATCATAGTGGCGCCCGGTTTCGACCTGCAAATCCTTGCGCGGCCAATCGCTGAGTACGTCGCGCAGCGCGCGTTTTGCCTCTGCCCCGCGGTTTTCGCGGTTCAACTCTTCGAGGCCGGTGTCCAGTGCGCGTCTGGTCTGCCGATAAAGCGCGCGGATCAGAACGGCCTTCCAGTTGTTCCACGTATTCGGCCCGACACCGCGAATGTCACAGACCGTCAGCACACACAGCAGATCGAGCCGTTTGACCGTTTGCACCGCCTTGGCAAAATCCCGGACGGTGCGCGGGTCAGCGATGTCGCGTTTTTGCGCCATGTCGGACATCAACAGGTGATAGCGCACGAGCCATTCGACGGTATCCGTATCGGCTTTGCCCAAACCCAGCCGCGGGGCGATCTTGCGGGCCATCTGCGCACCAAGGATCGAATGATCCTCGGGCCGTCCCTTGCCGATGTCATGCAGCAGCAAGGCAGTGTAAAGCACCTTGCGGTCCACGCCTTCCTTCAGGATGGATGAGGCGACGGGCAGGTCTTCTTCCAACTTGCCCCGCTCGATCTGGCTGAGGTTCTTGATGCATTGGATGATGTGTTCGTCGACCGTGTAGCTGTGATACATGTTGAACTGCATCATGGCGACGATGGGTTCAAATTCGGGAATGAACGCGGATAAAACCCCCAGCTCATTCATGCGGCGCAGCGCGCGTTCGGGGTTGCCGTGTTTGAGCAGCAGATCAAAGAAGATGCGCCGTGCCTCGGGCGTTGTGCGCATATCCTCGTCAATCATGTCGAGGTTCGCCTTGACCAGCCGCATGGCGTCCGGGTGGATCAGCATGCCCGTGCGCAAGGCTTCTTCGAACAAACGCAGCAGGTTCAGCTTGTCTGACAGAAACGCGGCTTCATTTTCGACGGCGATACGGTTGTTCACGACCACGTATCCTCGTTTCACCTTGGGCCGTCTGCGGAAAATGCGCTCAAGCAAGGGTTCCGCCTTGACGTGATCGGCTTCGAGTTTGGTCAGGAAGATGCGCGTCAGGTCGCCGACTTCGGTCGCATGCAGAAAGAACTCCTGCATGAAAATCTCGACTTCGCGCCGCCCTTTCGTATCCTGATACCCCATCGCTTTGGCGACCTGCACCTGCATGTCAAAGGTCAGCTGTTCCGTGGCGCGTCCGGCCTGTAGATGCAGATGGCTGCGCACGGCCCAGAGGAAGTTTTCCGCCTGTTTGAATTGCTCGAATTCCTCGGCAGAGAAAACGCCCAAACCCACCAGATCAGCGGCATCATTCACGCCGTGAATATGTTTGGCGATCCAGAACAGGGACTGCAGATCACGCAAGCCGCCTTTGCCCTCTTTCACATTTGGCTCCACCACATAGCGCTGGCCGTATTTTATGTGCCGCGCTTCGCGTTCGGCGAGTTTTGCCTCGATGAATTCCTTGCCGGAACCGGCGAAAAGCTCTGTGCGCAACCGCGCGGCAAAGGTCTGGGCAAGTGCCATGTCACCTGCGAGAAAGCGGTGTTCCAGCATGGCGGTCTGGATGGTGAAATCCTGTGCGCCAAGGCGAATGCAGTCTTTGATCGTCCGACTGGAATGGCCGACCTTCAGTTTCAGATCCCACAAAATATAGAGCATGGATTCAATCACACTCTCCGCCCAGGCGGTGATCTTGTAGGGTGTCAGGAACAACAGATCGACGTCCGAAAACGGCGCCATCTCACCGCGCCCATAGCCGCCTACGGCAATCACGGCGAGATGTTCACTGGCCGTGGGATTGGGCTTGGGGTGCAGGATATCAGTCGCGACAACCAGTGCTGCGTTCACCAGCTGATCCGTCAGATAGGTATATGAGCGCGTCAGGCGGTGGGCCTCGAAAGGTTCGCTGGCAAACCCCTCCGCAATTCTGGCGCGCCCGGAGGCTTGCGCCTCGCGCAACAAACTGACCGCGGCCTTGCGAATATCCGTAGGCGTTGCGGCGTTTTTGATCACGTCGCTGAGCGCTTCGTCAAAGGCCGGTCTGTCAAAGATGTATTCCGGCGGACAGATCAGTTGCCAAACCTCCGGGTGGTCCGCCGAAACAGCAGTCACAGTCATTTTAATTGCCTCAGAATCCTGCGCCGCCAAAGCGTTGCGGTGCCGGGCTGAGCACCTTGACCTGCGCGTCCGTGATTGTTGCCACCGCCAGACCGCGTGTGTTGGTCCCGTCCGGGTTCAGGCGGAAAATACCGCTTGCACCGCGAAAACCGGCACCTTGTGTCAATGCGGCGGCTGTCAGCGTGTCACCCTGTCCCTGACTGGCCAGCGCGCCGATTGCGGCAATCGCATCAAACGCCAGCCCGGCAATGGGGTGTGGCGCGGTGCCATAGGCTGCCTCGTATTGTCCACTGAAGGCAGAGGCGGCACCTTGATCGGGCAGCGCAAACCATCCGTTTTGCACGCCGGGCAGGCTCAGCGTCTGGGCCGGGATATCCCAGCGCGTCAGCCCCATGAATTGCGTCGCTTCGGTTGAAACGCCCGCTTCCGGCAGCAGTTGCGACAACAGGGGCAAGGCGGTTGCCGTATCCGTGGTGAGAAACAGCGCATCCGCCCCGTTGTCCGCCACAGCCGCACGGATTGCTGGGACCGAAGCGATCACGTCCTGTTGGGACAACGCGTATTCAACCGTGCCGACAACGCTCGCACCCTGCGCCGTTACCGCCTGCTGG
Encoded here:
- a CDS encoding [protein-PII] uridylyltransferase — translated: MTVTAVSADHPEVWQLICPPEYIFDRPAFDEALSDVIKNAATPTDIRKAAVSLLREAQASGRARIAEGFASEPFEAHRLTRSYTYLTDQLVNAALVVATDILHPKPNPTASEHLAVIAVGGYGRGEMAPFSDVDLLFLTPYKITAWAESVIESMLYILWDLKLKVGHSSRTIKDCIRLGAQDFTIQTAMLEHRFLAGDMALAQTFAARLRTELFAGSGKEFIEAKLAEREARHIKYGQRYVVEPNVKEGKGGLRDLQSLFWIAKHIHGVNDAADLVGLGVFSAEEFEQFKQAENFLWAVRSHLHLQAGRATEQLTFDMQVQVAKAMGYQDTKGRREVEIFMQEFFLHATEVGDLTRIFLTKLEADHVKAEPLLERIFRRRPKVKRGYVVVNNRIAVENEAAFLSDKLNLLRLFEEALRTGMLIHPDAMRLVKANLDMIDEDMRTTPEARRIFFDLLLKHGNPERALRRMNELGVLSAFIPEFEPIVAMMQFNMYHSYTVDEHIIQCIKNLSQIERGKLEEDLPVASSILKEGVDRKVLYTALLLHDIGKGRPEDHSILGAQMARKIAPRLGLGKADTDTVEWLVRYHLLMSDMAQKRDIADPRTVRDFAKAVQTVKRLDLLCVLTVCDIRGVGPNTWNNWKAVLIRALYRQTRRALDTGLEELNRENRGAEAKRALRDVLSDWPRKDLQVETGRHYDPYWQGLHVTAHKVFAQMLRDIGDDEIRIDLHPDEDRDATRACFVMSDHPGIFARLAGALALVGANVVDARSYTTKDGLVTDAFWIQDADGNPYDATRLPRLRKMIERTLMGEVVTTEAIKSRDKVKKRERAFKVPTHITFDNEGSEIYTIIEVDTRDRPGLLHDLARTLAESNVYIANAVIATYGEQVVDTFYVKDMFGLKYYSASKQRNLERRLRAAIEQGVERAES
- a CDS encoding penicillin-binding protein activator — encoded protein: MFAVFRSARKGLRVLTLPLLALTLAACDTLPVTNSGVASGDPVQVALLVPSGTGDGATESIARSLENAARLAMRDLNGVTVDLRVYPTAADASLAAANAEKAVSEGAKIIIGPVYAAPSNAAGRAVAGKGVNVLSFSNNAAIAGGNLFVMGQTFRNTAERMASYAVSQGKQRFVVVADTGAAGAQGKSAIQQAVTAQGASVVGTVEYALSQQDVIASVPAIRAAVADNGADALFLTTDTATALPLLSQLLPEAGVSTEATQFMGLTRWDIPAQTLSLPGVQNGWFALPDQGAASAFSGQYEAAYGTAPHPIAGLAFDAIAAIGALASQGQGDTLTAAALTQGAGFRGASGIFRLNPDGTNTRGLAVATITDAQVKVLSPAPQRFGGAGF